From Lolium perenne isolate Kyuss_39 chromosome 5, Kyuss_2.0, whole genome shotgun sequence, a single genomic window includes:
- the LOC127300481 gene encoding sufE-like protein 1, chloroplastic/mitochondrial — MASAAATTAAHLRLLSSSSSLSKPLLSKPHLLALSLSRPVSFQRLAARSAASPTPSTSSPSPSPAVDPAQLPPALRDIIALFQSVPDERTRYKQLLAYAARLPPMDPALKTDANRVRGCVSQVWVHAAPELDAPGCVSFQADSDAQLTKGLAALLVLGLSGAPARDVAMVPVEFIEMLGIRQSLSPSRNSGLLNMINLMKLKALQIAAGEEATDSQETHQQPAETPAVQKEEPQFAAFDTQKMPENSEAETPEEDQFQEEEPATIVEGNGSIGGGRKERIRHNLERGLSPVELNVEDISYQHKGHAGVAGSDGETHFNVRVVSEEFEGKSMLKRHRAVYDLLQDELKTGLHALSIDAKTPSEV; from the coding sequence atggcgtccgccgccgccaccaccgccgcccacctccgcctcctctctTCCTCATCATCCCTCTCGAAGCCGCTCCTCTCCAAGCCCCACCTCctcgccctctccctctcccgcCCCGTCTCCTTCCAGCGCCTCGCCGCCAGGTCCGCCGCCTCCCCGACCCCCTCCAcctcctccccctccccctcccccgcCGTCGACCCGGCGCAGCTCCCCCCGGCCCTCCGCGACATCATCGCGCTCTTCCAGTCCGTGCCCGACGAGCGCACCCGCTACAAGCAGCTCCTCGCCTACGCCGCCCGCCTGCCGCCCATGGACCCGGCGCTCAAGACCGACGCCAACCGCGTCCGCGGCTGCGTCTCCCAGGTCTGGGTCCACGCCGCGCCGGAATTGGACGCGCCCGGCTGCGTCAGCTTCCAGGCCGACTCCGACGCGCAGCTCACCAAGGGCCTCGCCGCGCTGCTCGTGCTCGGCCTCTCCGGCGCGCCCGCCAGGGACGTCGCCATGGTGCCCGTCGAGTTCATCGAGATGCTCGGGATCAGGCAGAGCCTCTCGCCGTCCCGGAACAGTGGGCTGCTCAACATGATCAACCTCATGAAGCTCAAGGCGCTGCAAATCGCCGCGGGCGAGGAGGCGACCGATAGCCAAGAAACCCATCAGCAGCCTGCTGAAACGCCTGCCGTGCAGAAGGAAGAGCCTCAGTTCGCGGCTTTCGATACCCAAAAAATGCCCGAGAATTCAGAGGCGGAGACCCCTGAGGAGGATCAATTCCAGGAGGAAGAACCAGCTACGATAGTGGAAGGAAATGGCAGCATTGGAGGTGGCAGGAAGGAGAGGATAAGGCACAATTTGGAGAGAGGGCTTTCTCCAGTAGAGCTAAACGTCGAGGACATTTCGTATCAGCACAAGGGGCATGCCGGGGTAGCAGGCAGCGACGGAGAGACGCATTTCAACGTGCGGGTGGTGTCCGAGGAGTTTGAGGGGAAGAGCATGCTCAAGAGACACAGGGCCGTGTATGATCTCCTGCAGGACGAGCTCAAGACTGGGCTGCACGCGCTGTCCATCGACGCAAAGACACCGTCTGAAGTCTAG